Genomic segment of Myxococcus xanthus:
TCCTGGCGGGCGCTGTCGAGGTCCCCCTTGTCCTTGTGCTCGTACATGCGGTGCAACGCGTCCATGAGCCGGCGAGTGCCCTCGCTGATGCGCCGAGATTCCTCTTGCAACAGGCCCAGCGCTCCCTCTTCCGTGGCGAGCGCGCTCTCGACTTCGCTGGCGCTGATGCCCACCTCTGCGGCCGTGCGCCTCAGCAGCGCCTTCTCCTTGCGCGTGAGGGCCACGCGCTCTCCTTCGGTGAGGACGCGACGCGCCAGTGTGCGA
This window contains:
- a CDS encoding DUSAM domain-containing protein, coding for RTLARRVLTEGERVALTRKEKALLRRTAAEVGISASEVESALATEEGALGLLQEESRRISEGTRRLMDALHRMYEHKDKGDLDSARQEMRNVLAVEVVPHYRAIAQGQLEAMADEHQQGERAPGASTRAVFARRTPLRLRGR